From Acetonema longum DSM 6540:
TGGCATAAGCCGGATCCACATCCGGCCGGATCTGTCCGGCCTCGATTCCTTCCCGAATGGCTTGCTGCAAAAACAGCGCCACCAGGCCAATGGTTTTGCGAACCGGTTCAAAATGGACGGTGGGATTGGTAATTTCGGAAAACACCAGCCGGATGAGATAGGGGGACTGGTTATGGATGTTCAGCACTCCCTGGCCATACCGCCGGATCTTTTCCAGCGGCTCCAGATTATTCAATTGCGCCTGTTTGATCACAGAGCGGATTTTTTCCAGATGGGCTTCCATGACGGCAGCATATAGGCCTTCTTTTCCCCCGAAGTAATAGGATATCATGGCACTGTTGGTTCCGGCGGCATCAGCCAGTTCCCGTATAGTGACAGCTGCCAGCCCCTTTTTAGCAAACAGCCGGGTCCCTACTTCGATCAATTTATCGCGGGGATCTTTATCCACTGCGGCACCTCAATTCAATCAATCATTTAATTTAATCATTTGATTAAATTATAACCAATAGATAGACCGATCACAAGATCTAATTTCCAAACTTTTAAATTTCATAATATATAGAGTGTATGACCCGGCATTGGTCATGCAATTCAAACCGGCTTAAGGAGGCGTTGAAAAAGGCCATAGAAAAAGCCGACCGTAAAATCGGCGGCTTTTTCTATGGGCCTGCCGTGTCAGCAGGCATAGGTCTTAACAAGTTATATCAGGCGTTTTCTCAATGGTTGCGTCATCCACATTGGCACTGACCAGCTTGGCAATGACCAGATCTCCGGATACATTCAAAGTGGTTCTGCACATATCAAGGAAACGGTCAACACCCAGAATCAGGCCCAGGCCTTCTACCGGCACACCCACGTTGACGCACAGGATCGCGATAATCGGCAGCGTGCCGCCGGGAACGCCGGCAGTTCCGATGCCGCCCAGCACTGCGGTCAGAACGACCACGATCTGTTGTTCAATCGAAAGGCTGACACCAAAAACCTGCGCCAGGAACAGCAGGACCACACCTTCATAGAGACCCGAACCGTTTTGGTTGGCGGAAGCGCCGCAAGTCAGAACGAAACGGGCAATCTTGGGAGGCAGTTTGAGGGTCTTTTCAGCGGTTTCCAGAGCGATTGGCAGAGTAGCGTTGGAAGAAGCAGTTGAAAAGGCGTATACATAGGCTTCTTTACATTTTTTAAAAAATTCCCAGGGATTGGTTTTGGCAAATACCTTCAGGCATAACGCGTAAACAACGAATTGCTGAATTAAGAGACTCAGCACAACCACGAAGGCAAAGTAGGCTACATTGGTCAGGAAGCCGGCTCCCATGCGATAGGTCGTATTGAATACAATGCCGAAAATACCATAGGGAGCGATTTTCATCGCCCATGCAATAACCTTTAGGGAACCGTCAAAAATGGCTTGCAGCACATGGACAATGGGGTGATCTTCTTTAACCACCAGACAGAGAGCATAGCCAAACATCAGGGCAAACACCATAACCGCAATAATTTCACCGCCGAACGCCCTTGCTGCGGAGTCGATCGGATTCTGCGGGATCAGCTCGATGATGTAGTTCATCCAGGGCTTGCTTTGAGCCGCCTCCATATTTTTATTGATGCTGATGACTCCCTGATTTTTCGCCAGGGCCTCCCGGTCAAAGTCTATGCCGACTCCCGGCTGCATGATATTCGTCATGGCAACCGCCAGCAATACGGCAATCAGGCTCAGTCCAATCGTAAACATCAGGGACTTTTTGGCGACCTGGCCTAAGTTGCGTCCTTTACCCAGTTCGAAAACCCCGAGCATTAACGCGGAAACTAAGAGGGGCACAACCACCATGAATATGATTTTGAGGAAAATAGCGCCTACCAGAGTGCAGACATTGGTGACTGCTTTCATGGACGGATACGATTTTTCCGGGAAAACATAATAACCGATTAATCCGACTATGATACCCAGCACAAAACCCAATAAGAGCTTCTGATATTGTTTCACAACGTGTCCTCCTTTTTTTTAATCTTTCACTTTACGATACGGCATGTCCTACAAAAAGTAACAAAAAAGATTAAAAGCCATCTCTGAATAATCTGACTTTATTTTTGAATTATTCCGGGTCCGTCACGATCAGATTCTTCCAGGGAATCAGGATGACAAATTCTGCTCCCTGCCCGGCGACGGACGCCACCTGAACCGTACCTCCCATATCCTCACTGAGATTTTTGACGTGGCAAAGACCTAATCCCGTTGACATTTTGCCGGTTACCGGCGAAAATTTGGTGGAATATCCCGGCTGAAACAACAAAGTCCATTCTTCTGTTTCAATGCCGCTGCCGTCATCTTCCACGCAAAAAATACAGTTCTTCCCCTCGCTGGTCTGTCTGACGCAAATCGTGCCTGACGGATTGCAGGCTTCGATGGCGTTCATAATTAAATTGTCCAGCATGGACACCACCGTATAGTACTGGTGCGTAAAAAAATCCTCAGAATAGTGGAAGCTGATGGCGATATCTTTGCCGGAAGCCGCAATATAGCGCAGAACATTCTGCTCAATAATGTCAAATACTTCGGAAAGCTTCATGTATTGAGACTGATCCAGGCCGGAAGGATTCAATACTTTTTCAATACTGGCGATCACCCGGCTGTAGTCTTTTTTGACTTCATGAATATCCCGGGCGATGATCAGGGCCTCACCGGCAGGACGCTCCATTTTCGCTCCGCTTTGTTCCTGCTGTTTCAGCTGGTTATACAGCCAATAGCTGCGTTCCATGACGGTCTCGATATCCTGGGACGACTTTTTCAGGTAAAAGAGTTCTGTTTTCAGCTTGGCCGTCATGACCAGCAGCTCAGAATAGCGCCGCAGCTGATCCTGCACCAAAACAAAGGAATGATATTTGTGCAGGAGCATATAGCCGTACACGGAGAGTACCGACCGGACCAGGGCAATCAGAATCACGCCGGCCAGCGCCGTTTCATAATTCACGGACTGCAGCGCCGGGCGGAAAAACAGTTCCACAATATTGCTCAGAGCGTCGGTAGTGCTGAGCAATAACACGCTCAGCGGGAAACGGCCGACTGCGTTGCGTATAGTAAACAGTTCAAACATAACAGCGAACACAACATAGTAAGAGAAAGCCGGAATATGGCTCAGGAATGCCGTGACAAAACTCCCTTGTCCCAGCAGGAGGGAAACGGCGACCCGCTGGGCCACAATGGCTGCGCCGCTGAACAGGATCACCCGGAAGGCAGGCAATTCCGGGAAAGACAGGATCAGGACGGATAATACGGCAACCCCCAATGTAAACCGGAATTGATTATCAAAGGGATAAATAAACACCATACTGGCCAGGGTAACCAGCATTACCGCATGGATGATGAGCTTAGGCTTCGGCGTTCTCAACGCTAAAGAGGATTCCTTCCACGAACTTCTTGACATTAATTTTCCCCCGGTAATGGCTTTTGCCGTTTACATAGTTGATTTCCTGCCGCACTTCCTTGAAGTCAAACAAAGAAGAGTTATAGTCCTGAAACACTTCATTATAGTAATCCTCGGTCGCCAGATTGGCCAGGTTTTGCATTGCCTTGGCAATCGTGCGGCGAATGCGTTGCTCAATGGTCTTGGCATCCTGACCCAGCTTCTGGGATAACTGTTCGTAGAGTTCATTCAACTGATACGACATTTTCCCCTGATTTTGCTGTTTAGCGCTGATGAGTTCAATTAACAGATAGATATCATTGATTCCTGCTTCGCCGATAATTCCCAGATCGGAGAATATCCGGTAGATGATTGATTTTTTCTGGCTGTCGCCGGCAGTTTTAGCCGGGGCGCTAGGCCCGTCAAACTGGGATGCGGTCTGGCGGACGTAGGAGATGAATTGACGCAGATTGCGGCTTTCCCGGACCCGGTTGATGACCGACCGGACTTCCAGGACATTAATCGGTTTATGAATAAAAAACTCAATGCCGCTTTCATAGGCCCTGGTAATCATCGGTTCGCTGTTGACCTGCGAGATCATGATATAAGAAGTGTCA
This genomic window contains:
- a CDS encoding TetR/AcrR family transcriptional regulator → MDKDPRDKLIEVGTRLFAKKGLAAVTIRELADAAGTNSAMISYYFGGKEGLYAAVMEAHLEKIRSVIKQAQLNNLEPLEKIRRYGQGVLNIHNQSPYLIRLVFSEITNPTVHFEPVRKTIGLVALFLQQAIREGIEAGQIRPDVDPAYATVALAGILNFFFIARPLAEGFLPQGQNHEGVFNRQALDIFLNGIALHDDVADNNS
- a CDS encoding dicarboxylate/amino acid:cation symporter, with amino-acid sequence MKQYQKLLLGFVLGIIVGLIGYYVFPEKSYPSMKAVTNVCTLVGAIFLKIIFMVVVPLLVSALMLGVFELGKGRNLGQVAKKSLMFTIGLSLIAVLLAVAMTNIMQPGVGIDFDREALAKNQGVISINKNMEAAQSKPWMNYIIELIPQNPIDSAARAFGGEIIAVMVFALMFGYALCLVVKEDHPIVHVLQAIFDGSLKVIAWAMKIAPYGIFGIVFNTTYRMGAGFLTNVAYFAFVVVLSLLIQQFVVYALCLKVFAKTNPWEFFKKCKEAYVYAFSTASSNATLPIALETAEKTLKLPPKIARFVLTCGASANQNGSGLYEGVVLLFLAQVFGVSLSIEQQIVVVLTAVLGGIGTAGVPGGTLPIIAILCVNVGVPVEGLGLILGVDRFLDMCRTTLNVSGDLVIAKLVSANVDDATIEKTPDITC
- a CDS encoding ATP-binding protein yields the protein MSRSSWKESSLALRTPKPKLIIHAVMLVTLASMVFIYPFDNQFRFTLGVAVLSVLILSFPELPAFRVILFSGAAIVAQRVAVSLLLGQGSFVTAFLSHIPAFSYYVVFAVMFELFTIRNAVGRFPLSVLLLSTTDALSNIVELFFRPALQSVNYETALAGVILIALVRSVLSVYGYMLLHKYHSFVLVQDQLRRYSELLVMTAKLKTELFYLKKSSQDIETVMERSYWLYNQLKQQEQSGAKMERPAGEALIIARDIHEVKKDYSRVIASIEKVLNPSGLDQSQYMKLSEVFDIIEQNVLRYIAASGKDIAISFHYSEDFFTHQYYTVVSMLDNLIMNAIEACNPSGTICVRQTSEGKNCIFCVEDDGSGIETEEWTLLFQPGYSTKFSPVTGKMSTGLGLCHVKNLSEDMGGTVQVASVAGQGAEFVILIPWKNLIVTDPE
- a CDS encoding response regulator, giving the protein MQLRLAIVDDDISIRKMLRRIIEEARLGSVTECSDGIMAEEILRESRPDIALIDLLLPGQDGVELIQRLAAGCPDTSYIMISQVNSEPMITRAYESGIEFFIHKPINVLEVRSVINRVRESRNLRQFISYVRQTASQFDGPSAPAKTAGDSQKKSIIYRIFSDLGIIGEAGINDIYLLIELISAKQQNQGKMSYQLNELYEQLSQKLGQDAKTIEQRIRRTIAKAMQNLANLATEDYYNEVFQDYNSSLFDFKEVRQEINYVNGKSHYRGKINVKKFVEGILFSVENAEA